In Porphyromonas cangingivalis, a genomic segment contains:
- the rpsB gene encoding 30S ribosomal protein S2, with protein MSRVTFEQLLEAGAHFGHLRRKWNPAMAPYIFMERNDIHIIDLHKTVAKIDEAAEALKKMAQNGKTVLFVATKKQAKEAVAELAQAASMPYVVERWPGGMLTNFPTIRKAVKKMDTIDKMTSDGTFDNLSKREKLQINRQRAKLETTLGSIASMKRLPSALFVIDVMKEHIAVREANRLGIPVFGIVDTNSDPSNIDYMIPANDDSTKAIEVILGAMVEAIKEGATERKIEKQDDENNEDAAPRRERRARTGGVRRERTKKEDSEAMNARMADKFQKETEDNE; from the coding sequence ATGTCAAGAGTAACATTTGAACAACTCCTTGAGGCCGGTGCACACTTTGGTCACCTCAGAAGAAAGTGGAATCCAGCAATGGCTCCTTATATCTTTATGGAGCGCAATGATATTCACATCATTGACCTACACAAAACAGTTGCCAAAATAGATGAGGCGGCAGAAGCATTAAAGAAAATGGCTCAAAACGGCAAGACTGTCCTTTTCGTTGCTACAAAGAAGCAAGCAAAGGAAGCCGTGGCTGAACTTGCTCAAGCTGCTTCGATGCCTTATGTAGTGGAAAGATGGCCAGGCGGCATGCTTACCAACTTCCCAACCATCCGTAAAGCTGTCAAGAAGATGGACACCATCGATAAGATGACTTCTGACGGTACATTCGATAACCTCTCTAAGAGAGAAAAACTTCAGATCAATCGCCAACGTGCTAAGCTCGAAACAACTCTTGGTTCGATCGCAAGCATGAAGCGTCTCCCTTCTGCTCTTTTTGTCATCGACGTGATGAAGGAGCATATCGCAGTTCGTGAAGCAAACAGACTTGGTATCCCCGTATTTGGTATCGTGGATACAAATTCTGACCCTTCAAATATCGACTACATGATTCCAGCAAATGATGACTCCACTAAGGCTATTGAGGTTATCCTCGGTGCAATGGTAGAAGCAATCAAGGAAGGTGCGACTGAACGTAAGATCGAAAAGCAAGACGATGAAAACAACGAAGATGCAGCACCACGTCGTGAACGTCGTGCTCGTACAGGTGGTGTTCGTCGTGAGCGCACAAAGAAGGAAGATAGCGAAGCAATGAATGCTCGCATGGCTGACAAGTTCCAAAAGGAAACTGAAGACAACGAATAA
- a CDS encoding ISAs1 family transposase translates to MYHSLFESLCMISDPRIDRKKVYPLDFLLLIVFLSTLSGNTSWYEIEDYAEEYEEELKSLYEKLTGDRLTHTMPSHDTLNRSISLLDVEAFEGAYKRWIEGFISVTSGKHICIDGKTMRGVKKLSFDTQSHVVSAFSPQDMCSLAQLYIDQKTNEIPAIHQLLHLLDLNGSVVSIDAIGTQTAIAEGIIDKGGDYVLCVKGNQSLSLQEIESYFCPLFQKHTLLDEQTELSHGRIETRRYESILNPLEIEANEVLARWKGLRSIHKVVRKRRDKKSDKMSEEAAYYISSLTDLSLLKQTIRGHWAIENKLHHCLDVYFGHDASHKRTKNVAQIMDIIQKINLLIIERLKTNMKSSIPRVQKKLARMKPQQIMTIQF, encoded by the coding sequence ATGTATCATTCTCTATTTGAAAGTCTCTGCATGATTTCAGACCCACGGATAGACCGTAAAAAAGTTTACCCTCTTGACTTTTTACTTCTGATCGTTTTTCTCTCTACACTCTCAGGCAACACCTCTTGGTATGAGATTGAAGATTATGCTGAGGAATATGAGGAAGAATTGAAAAGCCTATACGAAAAGCTTACCGGTGATCGCCTTACGCATACCATGCCCTCTCATGACACCCTCAACAGAAGCATCAGTCTGTTGGATGTAGAAGCCTTTGAGGGGGCCTACAAACGATGGATTGAAGGGTTTATCTCGGTGACTTCGGGTAAGCATATTTGCATTGATGGCAAGACGATGCGAGGAGTCAAGAAACTCTCTTTTGATACACAATCCCATGTCGTCTCTGCCTTTTCGCCACAAGACATGTGCAGTCTTGCCCAACTCTACATCGACCAAAAAACAAACGAAATACCGGCTATACATCAACTTCTTCATTTGCTTGACTTGAACGGATCTGTTGTCTCCATTGATGCCATAGGAACACAAACTGCCATTGCCGAAGGAATCATTGATAAGGGTGGAGACTATGTATTGTGTGTTAAAGGGAATCAAAGTTTGAGTCTGCAAGAGATAGAATCCTATTTCTGCCCTCTGTTTCAGAAACATACCCTCCTTGACGAGCAAACGGAACTATCTCACGGACGCATAGAAACACGTCGCTATGAAAGTATCCTCAATCCCTTGGAGATAGAAGCCAACGAGGTGTTGGCTCGCTGGAAAGGCTTGAGGTCGATACACAAAGTTGTACGTAAACGAAGGGATAAAAAGAGCGATAAAATGAGTGAAGAAGCAGCCTACTACATTTCGTCATTGACAGATCTTTCTTTATTGAAACAGACTATTCGTGGACATTGGGCCATAGAGAACAAGTTACATCACTGTTTGGATGTCTATTTCGGACACGATGCCTCGCACAAGAGAACAAAGAATGTAGCGCAGATTATGGATATCATTCAAAAGATTAATTTACTCATTATAGAGCGACTGAAAACGAATATGAAGTCTTCAATCCCTCGTGTTCAGAAAAAACTTGCTCGAATGAAGCCTCAACAAATAATGACAATACAATTTTAA
- a CDS encoding RNA degradosome polyphosphate kinase: MKHKEIGGKLRYVDRDISWLYFNRRILFEAQRKDVPLLERLKFLGIYSNNLDEFFRVRIALLRRTIDGFDPAVSDAMRRETVSRLRQIYKINADLNSAFEDTFAHLISALGQEGIRIIRETELPQGKLEDEVHNFYMTELNASTNPIFLQKIKSITDVLDESIYLAVELKEISPDGRVLQEDIAIIRQPVEKFGRFIRLSDNSDGNVYIMFLDDVIRHNLKYIFVGKKYNSFQAYTFKFTKDSQVKMDDQDNDGGVLERISKGLNKRRKGDLLRVVFDKEMPKPMRDKLFKKAQLDRKDAKIPGGRYHNTKDLMTFPSCDRNDLLYAPQPPIVEYGDGVSQSIIDKILLKDRGLHFPYQSFDRFIRVLREAAISDDVKEIKVTLYRVARESNVVNALIAAARNGKKVTAVVELLARFDEASNILWSREMMANGIKVVFGPEKLKIHSKLVHISTKNGDIACVSTGNMHEGTAKIYTDYMLLTRDKRIVNEINKVFTFIEQPYLNVSFKNLLVAPNDMRNRFVYLINKEIKNKRKGLNAYIKVKVNHITDPRIINLLYKAAEVGVKIELLVRGNCSIVPDYCNPNIFVNAIIDRYLEHSRIFIFCNNDNPLYFIGSADWMERNMDRRIEVVSPVYDEDIKKELSMIVEKGLDDTSQGHWVNMNGNLPRRKGASKIFERSQEELYRFYLEDNPLR; encoded by the coding sequence ATGAAGCATAAAGAGATAGGGGGCAAACTTCGTTATGTTGATAGAGATATTAGTTGGCTCTACTTCAACAGACGTATACTCTTTGAGGCTCAGCGCAAGGATGTGCCCTTGCTCGAAAGACTCAAGTTCCTTGGTATATACTCTAATAACTTGGATGAGTTCTTTAGGGTACGGATCGCTTTGCTCAGGCGTACCATTGATGGGTTCGATCCGGCTGTCTCTGATGCAATGAGACGAGAAACGGTCTCTCGCCTTAGGCAGATATATAAGATAAATGCTGACCTCAATAGCGCATTTGAAGATACTTTTGCTCATCTTATTTCCGCTTTGGGACAGGAGGGGATTAGGATCATACGGGAAACGGAGCTGCCTCAAGGGAAATTGGAGGATGAGGTGCATAACTTCTACATGACAGAGTTAAATGCTTCGACCAATCCGATCTTTTTGCAAAAGATAAAATCAATCACCGATGTTTTGGATGAGTCTATTTACTTGGCTGTAGAGCTCAAGGAGATATCACCGGATGGGCGTGTGTTACAGGAGGATATTGCCATCATTCGTCAGCCGGTTGAGAAGTTTGGGCGTTTTATCAGGCTTTCTGATAACAGTGATGGGAATGTGTACATCATGTTTTTGGATGATGTCATTCGACATAACTTGAAGTACATTTTTGTTGGCAAGAAGTACAACAGTTTCCAGGCCTATACGTTCAAGTTCACCAAAGACTCTCAGGTCAAGATGGATGATCAGGATAATGATGGAGGCGTCTTGGAGCGTATATCAAAGGGACTGAATAAGCGACGCAAAGGGGACCTTCTACGAGTCGTCTTTGATAAAGAAATGCCTAAGCCGATGAGAGATAAACTCTTCAAAAAGGCTCAATTAGATAGGAAAGACGCCAAGATCCCCGGAGGAAGATACCACAACACCAAAGACTTGATGACATTCCCTTCATGTGATAGAAACGACTTATTGTATGCTCCACAGCCCCCAATTGTGGAATATGGAGACGGTGTTTCTCAAAGTATCATAGATAAAATTCTGCTTAAAGATAGAGGGTTACATTTCCCTTATCAGAGTTTTGATAGATTTATCCGTGTCTTGCGGGAAGCTGCCATCAGTGATGATGTCAAGGAGATAAAGGTTACATTGTATCGGGTGGCAAGAGAGTCTAATGTGGTGAATGCTCTCATCGCTGCAGCTCGAAATGGAAAGAAGGTGACAGCTGTCGTGGAGCTTTTGGCTCGGTTTGATGAGGCGAGCAACATCCTTTGGAGTCGGGAGATGATGGCTAATGGGATAAAGGTCGTGTTTGGGCCTGAGAAGTTGAAAATCCATAGTAAGTTGGTTCATATTTCGACAAAGAATGGAGATATTGCTTGTGTGAGCACGGGGAATATGCATGAGGGGACAGCCAAGATTTACACGGACTATATGCTTTTGACGAGAGATAAGCGGATCGTAAATGAGATCAACAAGGTGTTTACATTTATCGAACAGCCTTACTTGAATGTTTCGTTCAAAAATCTCTTGGTGGCACCTAATGATATGAGAAATCGTTTTGTCTACCTGATCAACAAGGAGATCAAAAATAAGAGAAAGGGACTGAATGCCTACATCAAAGTGAAGGTGAACCATATCACGGATCCTCGTATCATCAATCTCTTGTATAAGGCTGCAGAAGTCGGCGTGAAGATTGAGCTTTTGGTACGGGGAAACTGCTCTATTGTGCCGGATTATTGTAATCCTAATATTTTTGTCAATGCTATAATAGACAGGTATTTGGAACATTCTCGTATTTTTATCTTTTGTAATAACGACAATCCTCTTTACTTCATAGGATCCGCCGACTGGATGGAACGTAATATGGATAGGCGTATTGAGGTGGTTTCTCCGGTGTATGATGAAGATATCAAGAAAGAACTCTCCATGATTGTAGAGAAAGGGCTGGATGATACATCACAAGGACACTGGGTCAATATGAATGGTAATTTGCCAAGAAGAAAGGGGGCTTCAAAGATTTTTGAGCGTTCTCAAGAAGAACTTTATCGATTTTATTTGGAGGATAATCCCTTAAGGTAG
- the hemN gene encoding oxygen-independent coproporphyrinogen III oxidase, whose product MQTTENHLSQDIIDRYNIPVPRYTSYPPANLFTSDYTSTSYRDDIIRSNIHGASDLSFYIHIPFCRRICSYCACNKELFPAQRNGIETYIDYVIKEFSMIRTHLDPMRKISQIHFGGGSPTAIPIHFIEKVLTEITSAFALTPEAEIAIECHPGYLGQEEWNHLLRMPFTRYSLGVQDFDDNVLKAVRRTPSKLPVKEIVEMIHAQGKRVNLDFIYGLPLQTPEGFGDTIRKAVACRPDRLVTFSYAHVPWIHTIQKELEILGLPDMKAKKSMHETASLIATSAGYEVIGLDHFVLKDDPLYIALRESTLHRNFQGYCPKEISGQVYALGVTGISQLEGSYAQNIKTIPEYYASIDRGELPTHIGYSLSDDERLARDIINDLMCNYKSSPLDIASRHGREADSLQEINFLRHQDLKMMIRDGLCTLDDGKITINPSAHLFVRNVAATFDLHYDPQKTVGYSKPI is encoded by the coding sequence ATGCAGACTACGGAAAATCATCTGTCACAAGACATCATAGACAGATACAACATCCCGGTCCCGAGATACACCAGCTACCCTCCGGCCAATCTCTTCACATCGGACTATACCTCGACATCCTATAGAGACGATATCATACGCTCCAACATTCACGGCGCATCCGATCTGTCGTTTTACATCCACATCCCATTTTGTCGTAGGATATGCTCCTACTGTGCGTGCAACAAAGAGCTTTTCCCTGCACAACGAAATGGGATAGAGACCTATATCGATTATGTCATAAAGGAGTTCAGTATGATACGCACGCATCTTGACCCGATGCGCAAGATCTCCCAGATCCACTTCGGAGGAGGCTCCCCGACTGCGATACCCATACACTTCATAGAAAAGGTACTGACAGAGATAACATCTGCATTTGCCCTAACCCCGGAAGCAGAGATCGCCATCGAGTGTCATCCGGGCTATTTGGGGCAAGAAGAATGGAATCACCTTCTGCGTATGCCATTCACACGATACAGTCTGGGCGTACAAGACTTTGATGACAATGTACTCAAGGCTGTCAGGAGAACGCCATCCAAGCTACCTGTTAAAGAGATTGTGGAGATGATACACGCCCAAGGCAAACGCGTCAATCTCGATTTCATCTATGGTCTTCCACTTCAGACACCTGAAGGCTTTGGAGATACGATCCGAAAAGCAGTTGCGTGCAGGCCGGACAGACTTGTCACCTTCTCATATGCTCATGTCCCCTGGATCCATACAATACAGAAAGAGTTGGAAATCTTAGGACTGCCTGACATGAAGGCAAAAAAAAGTATGCACGAGACCGCCTCACTTATCGCCACCTCGGCAGGCTATGAAGTCATCGGGCTTGATCACTTTGTCCTCAAAGATGATCCTCTCTATATTGCATTGAGAGAAAGCACCCTGCATCGCAACTTCCAAGGCTACTGTCCCAAGGAAATATCAGGACAAGTCTATGCCCTTGGAGTGACAGGCATATCTCAATTGGAAGGCTCGTATGCACAGAACATAAAGACTATACCCGAGTATTATGCCTCCATCGATCGAGGAGAACTACCAACACATATCGGGTACAGTCTCTCCGATGACGAACGCTTGGCACGAGACATCATCAATGACCTCATGTGCAACTATAAGAGTTCTCCACTTGACATAGCATCACGTCATGGCAGAGAAGCAGACTCGTTACAAGAGATCAACTTCTTAAGACATCAGGATCTGAAGATGATGATCCGAGACGGTCTGTGTACTCTCGACGACGGCAAAATAACGATCAATCCCTCCGCCCATCTCTTTGTACGCAATGTAGCAGCAACCTTTGACCTACACTACGATCCACAGAAGACAGTAGGTTACTCCAAGCCAATCTAA
- a CDS encoding M3 family metallopeptidase gives MAFLTTACGSKKTDSGLEGNPFLTASTLEFGAPDFDQIQTQHYLPAMKEGIRLEKEEIDAIVANSEAPTFENTILALEKAGDVLRRASSVFFAIAGADKTSEIREIEAEVMPILTEWSNEKSLNEGLFKRIKAVYENERATLTGEDLKLLEEVYDSFVREGAELDADKKAQLKEINSKLADLQQQFGNKVTDATVAAGVWVDTEEELAGLSQSQINQCKKDAESAGGKAPYYYIVITNTTQQSVLASLENRALRERVYNASIHRTDETSENNTYGIIVEMAKLRAQKAALLGYPNFAAYTVSNAMAKTPENIYSFLNGLIVEYLPKSQQETAEIEAYARKTQGSDFQLQPYDRFFYSAKMKAEKFNITDEQVRPYFNMDTVLIKGVFYAAEKVFGLSFSERTDLPVYHPDVKVYNVHDTDGSIMALFYVDMFRRPTKQGGAWMGAFQKQSHFFNAKPIIYNVCNVAKPAEGEPCLINWDETTTMFHEFGHALHGIVSDCKYNTLSGTAVARDFVELPSQFYEYWASQPDIFDNYVKHYQTNEPMPADLKENMLKSVNYHAAYALGENLASTSSDLGWHMLTADQVPSAENAPVFQENLLREIGLLNPQIPPRYNPTYFRHVWGGGYAAGYYSYLWSEVLAVNVGDVFTKAGGVNRELGQAYREKVISKGNTLPLEQIFTDFTGLAQPDAKPLLKARGL, from the coding sequence ATGGCATTTTTGACAACTGCCTGTGGATCTAAGAAGACCGATTCAGGTCTCGAAGGTAATCCATTTTTGACAGCAAGTACGCTTGAATTTGGGGCACCAGATTTTGATCAGATCCAAACTCAGCACTATCTACCTGCAATGAAAGAGGGTATTCGCCTCGAAAAGGAAGAGATCGACGCAATCGTAGCCAACTCAGAGGCGCCAACGTTCGAAAACACAATCCTTGCTCTCGAGAAAGCCGGTGATGTTTTGAGACGAGCTTCCAGCGTTTTCTTTGCTATTGCCGGTGCTGACAAGACTTCTGAAATTCGTGAGATAGAGGCAGAAGTGATGCCGATCCTTACAGAATGGAGCAATGAGAAGAGCCTCAATGAGGGTCTCTTCAAGAGGATCAAGGCCGTTTACGAAAACGAGCGTGCAACACTCACCGGAGAAGATCTCAAGTTATTGGAGGAGGTCTATGATTCTTTTGTACGTGAAGGAGCAGAGCTTGATGCTGACAAAAAGGCTCAACTCAAGGAAATCAATTCTAAACTTGCTGATCTTCAGCAACAGTTTGGCAACAAGGTAACTGATGCCACTGTAGCCGCAGGTGTGTGGGTTGACACAGAAGAAGAGCTTGCGGGTCTTAGTCAAAGTCAGATCAATCAGTGCAAGAAGGATGCTGAGTCTGCCGGAGGTAAGGCTCCTTATTATTATATTGTCATTACAAATACCACTCAGCAGTCAGTCCTTGCTTCTCTTGAAAACAGAGCCCTTAGAGAGCGTGTTTACAACGCTTCCATTCACAGGACTGATGAGACTTCTGAGAACAATACTTATGGTATCATCGTCGAGATGGCAAAGCTCCGTGCCCAAAAAGCAGCTTTACTTGGGTATCCAAACTTTGCAGCCTATACTGTAAGTAATGCGATGGCAAAGACTCCTGAGAATATCTATTCATTCTTGAACGGCCTTATTGTCGAATATCTTCCAAAGAGCCAACAGGAAACAGCAGAGATCGAAGCGTATGCTCGCAAGACTCAGGGCTCAGATTTCCAACTGCAGCCTTACGATCGTTTTTTCTATTCAGCTAAGATGAAGGCTGAAAAGTTCAATATCACAGATGAGCAAGTTCGTCCATATTTCAATATGGATACAGTTCTCATCAAGGGTGTATTCTATGCAGCAGAGAAGGTATTTGGTCTTTCTTTTTCTGAGCGCACAGATCTTCCCGTATACCATCCTGACGTGAAGGTATACAACGTACACGACACAGATGGTAGCATCATGGCACTCTTCTATGTTGATATGTTCCGTCGTCCAACCAAGCAAGGTGGTGCGTGGATGGGTGCTTTCCAAAAGCAATCACACTTCTTCAATGCAAAGCCTATCATATACAATGTATGCAACGTAGCTAAGCCTGCAGAAGGAGAGCCTTGTCTGATCAACTGGGATGAGACCACTACAATGTTCCATGAGTTTGGGCACGCTCTTCATGGTATTGTTTCAGATTGTAAGTATAACACACTTTCCGGGACAGCTGTTGCTCGCGACTTCGTTGAGCTACCATCGCAGTTCTATGAGTACTGGGCTTCACAACCCGATATCTTTGACAACTATGTCAAGCACTATCAAACAAATGAGCCAATGCCTGCTGATTTGAAGGAAAATATGCTCAAGTCTGTAAATTATCATGCGGCATACGCATTAGGTGAAAATCTTGCGTCTACCTCATCAGATCTTGGCTGGCATATGCTCACTGCAGATCAAGTCCCTTCGGCCGAAAATGCACCTGTATTCCAAGAAAATCTTCTCAGAGAGATCGGTCTCCTCAATCCTCAGATTCCACCTCGTTACAATCCTACTTATTTCCGCCATGTTTGGGGTGGTGGGTATGCAGCTGGTTACTATTCTTACCTCTGGTCAGAAGTCCTCGCTGTGAATGTTGGAGATGTCTTCACAAAGGCTGGAGGTGTCAATCGCGAATTGGGTCAAGCTTATCGTGAAAAAGTTATCTCCAAGGGTAATACTCTACCTCTCGAGCAGATCTTCACCGACTTCACTGGCCTCGCTCAGCCTGATGCAAAGCCACTTCTCAAAGCTCGTGGCTTATAA
- the tsf gene encoding translation elongation factor Ts, translating to MAVSMADISHLRKMSGAGMMDCKKALEEANGDFDKAMEIIRKKGQAVAAKRSDREATEGCVLAQSNGSDFACIVAINCETDFVAKNEDFVGMTREVLEAAMSSKPESKEALLATTLADGRTVADRITDRSGITGEKMELSSYEFVKGAATVEYVHPGNKLATIVAFNEGLEHQVARDVAMQVAAMNPVGVTPDSVPQNIIDQELEIARDKAREAGKPENLLDRIAEGALQKYYKENTLLMQESIKNPKETVEQVLKGVSKTLTVLAFKRVNLNVD from the coding sequence ATGGCTGTATCAATGGCAGACATTAGCCATCTCAGAAAGATGAGTGGCGCTGGTATGATGGACTGTAAGAAGGCTCTTGAAGAAGCTAATGGAGACTTCGATAAGGCAATGGAAATCATCCGTAAGAAAGGCCAAGCAGTAGCTGCGAAACGTTCGGATCGTGAAGCAACAGAAGGCTGTGTCCTTGCTCAGAGCAATGGCTCCGATTTTGCTTGCATTGTTGCGATCAACTGTGAAACTGACTTCGTTGCAAAGAATGAAGACTTCGTCGGCATGACTCGTGAAGTCCTTGAAGCTGCGATGAGTAGCAAGCCTGAAAGCAAGGAGGCTCTCCTCGCTACAACTCTTGCAGATGGTCGTACAGTAGCTGATCGTATCACAGACCGCTCAGGTATCACAGGTGAAAAGATGGAGCTTAGCTCTTATGAGTTTGTCAAGGGGGCTGCTACAGTAGAGTATGTCCACCCAGGTAACAAATTGGCTACAATCGTAGCTTTCAACGAAGGTCTTGAGCATCAAGTAGCTCGTGATGTAGCTATGCAGGTTGCTGCAATGAATCCCGTAGGAGTGACACCTGACAGCGTTCCACAAAACATCATCGATCAGGAGTTGGAAATTGCTCGTGACAAGGCTCGTGAAGCCGGTAAGCCTGAAAATCTTCTTGATCGTATCGCTGAAGGTGCTCTTCAAAAGTATTACAAGGAGAACACCCTTTTGATGCAGGAGTCTATCAAGAATCCTAAGGAAACGGTAGAGCAGGTACTTAAGGGTGTGTCAAAAACACTTACTGTGCTTGCATTCAAGAGAGTAAACCTTAACGTAGACTAA
- the rpsI gene encoding 30S ribosomal protein S9 — MEVINALGRRKAAVARVYVKEGSGKIVINKKELAAYFPSSLLQFVVKQPLATLGVEEKYDIYVNLKGGGFKGQSEAARLGIARALVKINAEDKAALRAQGFMTRDPRTVERKKPGQPKARKRFQFSKR; from the coding sequence ATGGAAGTTATCAACGCATTAGGTAGAAGAAAAGCAGCCGTAGCTCGTGTCTACGTGAAAGAGGGTAGTGGTAAAATCGTGATCAACAAAAAGGAACTCGCTGCTTACTTCCCATCATCACTCCTACAGTTTGTCGTAAAACAACCTCTTGCTACTCTCGGTGTAGAAGAAAAGTATGACATCTATGTGAACCTAAAGGGTGGCGGTTTCAAAGGTCAGAGTGAAGCCGCTCGTCTTGGTATCGCACGTGCTCTCGTGAAGATCAACGCTGAAGATAAGGCTGCACTTCGTGCACAAGGCTTCATGACTCGTGACCCACGTACAGTAGAACGTAAGAAGCCTGGTCAACCAAAGGCTCGTAAGAGATTCCAGTTCTCTAAGCGTTAA
- the rplM gene encoding 50S ribosomal protein L13, with product METLSYKTISANKATVNKEWVVVDATGHSLGRLCSEIAKILRGKNKPNFTPHVDCGDNVIVINADKVVLTGLKWTDREYLTFSGYPGGQKAFSPERLKQKGVDRLFRKVVKGMLPKNKLGDKIINNLYVYGGSEHKHAAQQPKLVELKTI from the coding sequence GTGGAAACTTTAAGTTACAAGACCATTTCTGCAAACAAGGCAACTGTGAACAAAGAGTGGGTTGTAGTCGATGCTACAGGTCACTCATTAGGCCGTCTGTGCAGTGAGATCGCGAAGATCTTGCGCGGCAAAAATAAGCCTAACTTTACTCCTCACGTTGACTGTGGTGACAACGTTATCGTCATCAATGCAGACAAAGTCGTCCTAACAGGTCTAAAGTGGACGGACAGAGAGTATTTGACATTCTCGGGATACCCCGGAGGTCAGAAGGCATTCTCTCCGGAGAGATTGAAACAAAAGGGTGTGGACCGTCTTTTCCGTAAGGTCGTTAAGGGTATGCTTCCAAAGAACAAGCTTGGAGACAAGATCATCAACAACCTTTATGTCTATGGCGGTAGCGAGCACAAGCATGCTGCACAACAACCTAAACTTGTCGAACTAAAAACTATCTAA
- the miaB gene encoding tRNA (N6-isopentenyl adenosine(37)-C2)-methylthiotransferase MiaB, with protein sequence MSLNTNDNLHTNTTTTKKLYLETYGCQMNLADSEVVHSIMQMDGYEMTEDINEADAVLLNTCSVRENAEQKVYNRLSQIDALRRKQRPNMIIGVLGCMAERVKQTLIDDHHADLVVGPDSYLDLPNLVGAAEKGEKAINIELSKEETYKDVIPLKMAGLHISGFISIMRGCNNFCTYCIVPYTRGRERSREVQSILNELDAMVEKGYREVTLLGQNVNSYKYTTPEGEVIDFTALLDILASRAPKMRIRFTSPHPKDMSDETIAMMAKHPNICKHIHLPAQSGSNKVLKLMNRNYTREWYLDRVAKIREAMPDCGISSDIFCGFHNETEEDFQETLDLMREVGYDSAFMFKYSERPGTYAAKNLEDNVPEEVKLDRLQRMINLQNQLSEESNKRDIGKIFEVLIEGFSKKSREQLFGRTQQNKVVVFDKGDSRIGQFVHVKIDQASSATLIGHLVSSTE encoded by the coding sequence ATGAGTTTGAATACAAACGATAATCTTCACACGAATACTACCACAACAAAAAAGCTGTATTTGGAGACCTATGGGTGTCAGATGAACCTCGCAGACAGTGAGGTCGTGCATTCTATCATGCAGATGGATGGCTACGAGATGACCGAAGACATCAATGAAGCGGATGCGGTACTCCTCAACACTTGTTCTGTAAGAGAAAATGCAGAACAAAAAGTCTACAACCGCCTCAGTCAGATCGATGCCCTCAGACGCAAACAAAGACCCAATATGATCATCGGTGTCCTCGGCTGTATGGCAGAGCGAGTCAAGCAAACACTCATCGACGATCACCATGCCGATCTTGTCGTCGGACCGGACTCATATCTTGACCTTCCGAACCTTGTAGGTGCAGCAGAGAAGGGGGAAAAAGCCATCAACATAGAGCTGTCAAAAGAGGAGACTTACAAAGACGTCATCCCACTCAAGATGGCTGGTCTGCACATTTCAGGCTTTATCTCGATAATGAGAGGGTGCAACAACTTCTGTACCTACTGTATCGTCCCCTATACCAGAGGACGAGAGCGCAGCCGTGAAGTGCAGAGTATTCTCAACGAGCTCGATGCGATGGTCGAAAAAGGTTACAGAGAAGTGACACTCCTGGGTCAGAATGTAAACTCTTACAAGTACACGACACCCGAAGGAGAGGTCATCGACTTCACTGCCCTACTCGACATCCTTGCAAGCCGTGCGCCCAAGATGCGCATACGCTTTACCTCCCCCCATCCCAAGGATATGAGCGATGAGACCATCGCCATGATGGCAAAGCATCCCAACATCTGCAAACACATCCACCTACCGGCACAGTCAGGTAGCAACAAGGTCCTCAAGCTCATGAACCGCAACTATACACGCGAATGGTACCTTGACCGGGTCGCAAAGATCAGAGAGGCCATGCCTGACTGCGGCATCTCGTCAGATATCTTCTGTGGATTTCACAACGAGACTGAAGAAGACTTCCAAGAGACCCTGGACCTCATGAGAGAGGTCGGTTACGACTCCGCCTTCATGTTCAAATATTCCGAACGTCCGGGCACCTACGCTGCAAAAAATCTCGAAGACAATGTCCCCGAAGAGGTCAAACTCGACAGACTCCAACGCATGATCAATCTCCAAAATCAACTCTCCGAAGAAAGCAATAAGAGGGATATCGGTAAGATCTTTGAGGTACTTATCGAAGGCTTTTCAAAGAAGTCCAGAGAACAATTATTTGGTCGCACTCAGCAGAACAAGGTAGTGGTCTTCGACAAAGGAGACTCACGCATCGGACAGTTCGTCCACGTCAAGATCGATCAAGCCTCATCTGCAACGCTAATCGGGCATCTCGTCTCATCTACAGAATAA